Sequence from the Candidatus Methanoperedens sp. genome:
GGTCGCTTGAGATGCCGGCACTCATGTATCCGAACAAACTACTGTCTCCCATGCCAGGGCAGTGACCATCCACCACAAGTTTTCTATCAAGAGCCGCAGAAATCTTGCCAAGTATCTCAGGATTACCACGCAGTACCTCCTGGTAGTCCATCACCTCACCAAGTCCTACCACGAATTTTTTATCCAGAAGCTTTTTTGTATCAAGAAGGTCGATCTTCGCCCCTGATGTTTCAAGAGAACTTGAAGGCACACATGAAGGAATAGTTAAAAAAACATCGATTGGCAACTTTTTTGCTTCATTCATGATCAACCTGATTCCTTTCACCCCGAGGATATTGGCGATTTCGTGCGGATCTATCACAATACCTGTTGTCCCGTGGAGGATTGATTGTTTTGCGAATTGCGTGAGTGTAACCATGCTCGACTCAAAATGCACATGCCCATCTATCAATCCAGGGCAAACATATGCTTTTCTTATATCATGAATCTCTGTTTTTGAGCCAATCAGTTCATCCACATCACCAATACCTGCGATGAACCCTGAGCTTATTGCTATGTCACCTTTTGTGATTTCTTTTGTGTTGACGTTCAAAATCCTGCAATTCTTAAGTACAGTGTCGGCCTTGATCCTGCCTTCCCCTGCAAACACCTTCTCTCTCAAAAACATAATAACGAATTATTCTATATTGGATAAAATATCTTTGTGTTTTAGTCTTCAACTATTTTCTCTTTAGGAAAGAATATCTATTACGATGTATTATCTATATTATAATGGAAAAGTCCCCGGATACATTAAAATGCTACCTTGTAAGCTGGGATGAAGTCTACAGGCTGGCAAAAATTTTAGCTTTCAAAATAAAAAATTCAGGATTTAAGCCAGACCTTGTTATAGGTATAGCCAGAGGCGGACTTGTGCCAGCACGTATTGTGTGTGATTTTCTATTACAAAAAGACCTTGCAGCTATAAAAGTTGAACACTGGGGAATCGCCGCGATTGCCCTCGGAAAAGCTAAAATAAAATTCCCTCTTCCAATAGACATTTCCGGAAAGAAGATATTGATTGTGGATGATGTCGCGGATACTGGAGACACTTTTACTGCGACTGTGGATTACGTAAAGGGAAAGAATCCTTTAGACGTTAAAAGCTCAGTGCTGCATTATAAGACATGTTCATCATTTGTCCCTGATTACTGGGCAGAAAAGCAAGATGAATGGAAATGGATAATATATCCCTGGGCTGTTTATGAAGATCTGACGGGATTTATTCAAAGGGCATTGATCAAACCCATGACTCGCGGAGAGATAAGGAAAGCTCTTAAGAACAATTTCGACATCAGCATACCAAAAAAAGACCTTATGGAAATGTTAAATGATATGCATGCGGAAGGAAAAATCCGGAAAATAGAAAAAGGGGTACGGATGAAGTGGGCCATTTAAGATGGAGTTTATAGCATTTTCTGCTTAAATTTAAACTCCCATAAACTCTCGCCCTTGATTTCTTTTTTAATCAGGTGCTCCATCTCATGGGCTATGTCATACGCCGTAGAACCCTCAAATACAAGTTCTTTTTGTGCAAGTTCTTCCACTTTTATCTCTTTTTTAAGAGGATGAACAGTGGCTTTTATGATACGCTCGCTTTCAACCTTCACCTTATAAGGACGCACAACAAGCATTCTTACCAGCTCATCCCCGCATTTTTCAAGCCTGTGAACAGTCCCCTCTTTCTCTTTAAGAACCGGGTTTATGAAAAGGTAAATCTCCTCAAGGGAATACCCCAATTTCTGTTCATCATCGTAAACTGTAGTCTTATCCATCACCGTTATCGTCTTTATGTTTTCTATAGAATAACTCCAGTCACCGCCATCTCTTAAAGAGAACAATAACGGGATAAATGCATCTGCAGGTATGCCAAAACCTGAGATCAGTTTTTTCTCTTCGCTTGTGAAATCCATTGCCTTCTTTAGATGTTCCATGTCCATATATCTGGTATTGTTTGTCCGGCTAAGCGTAAGTATATATGGATGAAAAACCCATTTGAATAATGGGAATTGGAGGTATAAATTGTGGCAATATATATCATAATCTCGAACCTGACAGATGAAGGTGCCAGGACTCTTAAGAAGAACCCTGGCAGAGTGAAAGAAGTAAATGACGAGCTCAAAGACATGGGTGTGAATGTGATTGACCAGTACGCTGTCCTGGGAAATTTTGACTTTGTGACCATCGTGGAAGCAGATGATGAAACTGTTACCAGTGCAGTCGTTGAAATCGCATCGCGCGGTAGTATCAAAACAGCTACATACAGGGCAATACCGATCAATGAGTTCATCAATTCGCTTAAATAATGGCGATTAACCTGGATAATATCCAGATAACCAGAAACAAATTTTTCAACGAATTAGAGGGAATTTTTCCTCCTGCCACTGTGGGAAAAACACCTTTTGAAGTAGTAGATGAGGATAGCAGATTTAATTTTAAGCTTCTTCGATATGTAACAGAAAAGGATAGCAAGAGGATTTTACTCATTGTTCCACATATAATAAACAGACCTTATATCCTTGATCTCAATGATGATGTCAGCGTCATAAGAAAGTTCTGTGAATATGATTTTTCAGTTTATATGTTTGATTGGGGCTATCCAACAATAGAGCAAAGAAAAGTCTCCTTTTCAGATTATGTACATTATTTGGATAAGGCGGTGGATCTTATTTTCAAGGAAAGAAGGATTAAACGGGTTATAGTTATAGGATACTGCACAGGAGGCATAATTTCTCTCATGTACGCCTCTTTACATCCTGAGAAAGTGGAAAAGCTTATTCTACTGGCAACGCCTGTGGATTTTTCCAGGTGGTATGATCCGAGGATACTATGGGGAAAGGTATTTGACGTTCGCAGCATTGTGTCTCTCTACGGTAATGTGCCAGGTGAGTTAATTCTCTTTTTTGGCCGTAACTTGTTTATGTATTATCTTCCATTTTTCTCGATGCGAGCGGAATTTAATAAGGAGTTATCGACTTACGAGTCGTGGCGTGATGCTTTAAGAATAAATAGATGGTTAATGGATACGCCTATGATACCCGGCTCTACTTATATTCAATTCATTGAGGATTGCTACCAGCAAAATTTGCTAATCAAAAATTTGATGAAAATCGATTCCCAAATCGTTGACCTGAGAAAAATTCACTGTCCTGTGCTTAACATATTGGCAAAATATGACCACATTGTTCCTTTATCATCAGGTAAAGCGCTAAAAGATGTTTATTCAGGGGAGAGTTATGAAGAAATCGTCTTCCCTTCATCCCACACTGGTCTTTCTGTGAGCAGGGAAGCTCATTTGAATCTGTGGCCAAAAGTTTGTAAATGGATAGGGCGGACTGAATGAATTGGTCAACAATTGACAAACTTTCAAGCATCTAAAATGCAGTTCCCACTGTTTTCTTTATGGTATGAAAACAGCAGATGCGATAGCTGTTGTCCATAAGCCGTTTTTATCACCGTTTGCCGATTGGGTTATGTTGGTTGTTTTGATTATCAATCCGCTGGTCTTGAACAACTGTTTCCTCTCGTCCCATGCAGTTTCAGGATCAAACTGAAGTCCCATTGTTGTTGCAAGCATTGTTGCAGCCAGATCTTCAGAATAGTCTCCTGCCGTCTCATCTGTCTGTCCAAAAGAGTGATGCTCAGAAAGGTACCCGTAATTGTTCTTGCCTGATGGGATTGCTGCTCCTATTGATGCTGCAATTAACCTGTGAGGCTCATTTGTTGAATTCCTGGCAAGAACTGTAAAGGTTATTTCTCCGGGTTCTAGCATTTTCAGCCCTTTTTCCTTTGGGATGAGCTTGCAATCCGGTGGGATTATGCTGGAAACGTTTACCAGGTTGCAATACTGTATACCAGCGTCTCTTAAAGCTAATTCAAAGGATTGTAAGTATTCTTTATGTTTGCCCACACCCTTAGTCAGGAAAAAATGCTTAGGAATCATCTATAAATAGATTAAACGAATTGGTTTATTTAGGTTTCGCTTCCTGTGCTTTGTTGAATAAATGCTGCTTAATCTCTTCAATCTGCTTTTTTCTGGATGGATAGGTGAGGAACCATAAAAATTAGTTTGGATAGGATAGGAGGTCCCTCTAATGTATAATATAGATTCTCTATTTAAATCTATTTTCCATGATTATACCCAAATCTTTACCAATTTATAGACTATATAAGAACTTATGAGTGAAAAAGCGGCATTGAAACGTGAGCTGGGATTGTTTGAGGTAACTCTTTCTGGGATCGGGATAATCCTGGGAGCGGGGATATATGCACTCATTGGAGAAGCGTCCGGGCTTGCAGGGAATTCCTTATGGCTGTCATTTGCAGTCTCGGCATTGATAGCGATATTCACAGGACTGAGTTATGCAGAGCTCTCCTCCATGTTCCCTAAAGCAAGCGCGGAATACGAATATACTGCACATGCATTTGGAAAAAGGCTGGCCTTTATTATCGGCTGGCTGATAATCTTAAGCGGAGCGATCGGTGCTTCAACTGTAGCTCTCGGATTCGGAGGCTATTTCAAAGAATTGTTCAGTATGCCTATAATTACCTCAGCGTTTGTCCTGGTAATTGTTCTTTCTTTTCTCCTTTTCCTGGGCATAAAGGAATCTGCCTTGTTTGCTGTTGTAGCTACCCTTATTGAAACATCAGGGCTTTTGATCATAATTTTTATAGGTGTTCCTTATCTTGGGAAGGTTGATTACTTTGAAATGCCGCTGGGAATGGCCGGGGTTTTCCAGGCTTCAGCATTGGTTTTTTTCGCATATACGGGATTTGAGAGTATCGTTAAGCTTTCGGAAGAAACGAAATCTCCTGAAAAAACAATTCCAAAGGGATTGATACTTGCAATTTTGACCAGCGTCCTGCTTTATATTCTGGTAGCAATTTCTGCTGTAAGCGTTGTTGGATGGGAAAGTCTGAGTAGATCAGATGCACCTCTTGCAGATATTGCTTTTACAGCTTTTGGGAGCAATGCATTTATAATGCTGAGTATTATTGCTCTTTTTTCAACTGCCAATACCGTTCTTTTGATGATGCTGGGCTCGTCAAGAATAATGTATGGGATGGCTGATTCCTTACATCTGCCCCCTATCCTTTCAAAGATACATTCTTTAAGGAGAACGCCATGGACAGCTATAATAATGACAGGGGTTCTATCGCTGCTGTTTATCTTTGCGGGTAATATCTCATTTGTGGCAAACATTGCCAACTTCACCTTATTCGTAACATTTTTTGTGATAAATGCCTCCATGATCGTATTGAGGTACAGGGAAACGGATATGAAAAGACCCTTCAGGGTACCACTTACAATAGGCAGGTTCCCGCTACTTGCGCTTCTGGGTATGTTAGTCAGTGCATTCATGATCTTGCAGCTTGAAGCAGAGGTTGTTCTTGTGGGGACTGCCCTTGTGGTTGTGGGGGGATTGCTGTCTTTTGTGAACTGGAAGAAATAAATCG
This genomic interval carries:
- a CDS encoding phosphoribosyltransferase, whose amino-acid sequence is MEKSPDTLKCYLVSWDEVYRLAKILAFKIKNSGFKPDLVIGIARGGLVPARIVCDFLLQKDLAAIKVEHWGIAAIALGKAKIKFPLPIDISGKKILIVDDVADTGDTFTATVDYVKGKNPLDVKSSVLHYKTCSSFVPDYWAEKQDEWKWIIYPWAVYEDLTGFIQRALIKPMTRGEIRKALKNNFDISIPKKDLMEMLNDMHAEGKIRKIEKGVRMKWAI
- a CDS encoding GYD domain-containing protein: MAIYIIISNLTDEGARTLKKNPGRVKEVNDELKDMGVNVIDQYAVLGNFDFVTIVEADDETVTSAVVEIASRGSIKTATYRAIPINEFINSLK
- a CDS encoding alpha/beta fold hydrolase, translating into MAINLDNIQITRNKFFNELEGIFPPATVGKTPFEVVDEDSRFNFKLLRYVTEKDSKRILLIVPHIINRPYILDLNDDVSVIRKFCEYDFSVYMFDWGYPTIEQRKVSFSDYVHYLDKAVDLIFKERRIKRVIVIGYCTGGIISLMYASLHPEKVEKLILLATPVDFSRWYDPRILWGKVFDVRSIVSLYGNVPGELILFFGRNLFMYYLPFFSMRAEFNKELSTYESWRDALRINRWLMDTPMIPGSTYIQFIEDCYQQNLLIKNLMKIDSQIVDLRKIHCPVLNILAKYDHIVPLSSGKALKDVYSGESYEEIVFPSSHTGLSVSREAHLNLWPKVCKWIGRTE
- a CDS encoding arginine decarboxylase, pyruvoyl-dependent yields the protein MIPKHFFLTKGVGKHKEYLQSFELALRDAGIQYCNLVNVSSIIPPDCKLIPKEKGLKMLEPGEITFTVLARNSTNEPHRLIAASIGAAIPSGKNNYGYLSEHHSFGQTDETAGDYSEDLAATMLATTMGLQFDPETAWDERKQLFKTSGLIIKTTNITQSANGDKNGLWTTAIASAVFIP
- a CDS encoding amino acid permease is translated as MSEKAALKRELGLFEVTLSGIGIILGAGIYALIGEASGLAGNSLWLSFAVSALIAIFTGLSYAELSSMFPKASAEYEYTAHAFGKRLAFIIGWLIILSGAIGASTVALGFGGYFKELFSMPIITSAFVLVIVLSFLLFLGIKESALFAVVATLIETSGLLIIIFIGVPYLGKVDYFEMPLGMAGVFQASALVFFAYTGFESIVKLSEETKSPEKTIPKGLILAILTSVLLYILVAISAVSVVGWESLSRSDAPLADIAFTAFGSNAFIMLSIIALFSTANTVLLMMLGSSRIMYGMADSLHLPPILSKIHSLRRTPWTAIIMTGVLSLLFIFAGNISFVANIANFTLFVTFFVINASMIVLRYRETDMKRPFRVPLTIGRFPLLALLGMLVSAFMILQLEAEVVLVGTALVVVGGLLSFVNWKK